A DNA window from Massilia putida contains the following coding sequences:
- a CDS encoding enoyl-CoA hydratase: MEYADLLIEHHGKVVVIRLNRPKAMNALNDNMMNELGDALYKFDADPAVNVIILTGSEKVFAAGADIAAMANYTYADTYPGNYIGRNWEHILNVRKPVIGVVSGYALGGGCELAMMCDFLIASDTAKFGQPEIKVGVTPGAGGTQRLPRAIGKSKAMDMLLTARMIDAAEAERTGLVSRVVPADLVMTVALEVAETIAAMPVSVAMQIKDSVNRAFETTLTEGVRYERRYFHAGFGTPAQKEGMAAFLEKRKPNFEGM, encoded by the coding sequence ATGGAATATGCTGACCTGCTGATCGAACACCACGGCAAAGTGGTCGTGATTCGCCTGAACCGTCCGAAGGCGATGAACGCCCTCAACGACAACATGATGAACGAGCTGGGCGACGCGCTGTACAAGTTCGACGCCGACCCGGCCGTCAACGTGATCATCCTGACCGGCAGCGAGAAGGTGTTCGCCGCGGGCGCCGACATCGCCGCGATGGCCAATTACACGTATGCCGATACATATCCCGGCAATTACATCGGCCGCAACTGGGAGCACATCCTCAATGTGCGCAAGCCGGTGATCGGTGTCGTCTCCGGCTATGCGCTGGGCGGCGGCTGCGAACTGGCGATGATGTGCGACTTCCTGATCGCCTCCGACACGGCCAAGTTCGGCCAGCCGGAAATCAAGGTCGGCGTGACCCCGGGCGCCGGCGGCACGCAACGCCTGCCGCGCGCGATCGGCAAATCGAAGGCGATGGACATGCTGCTGACGGCACGCATGATCGACGCGGCGGAAGCGGAGCGCACGGGGCTCGTGTCGCGCGTCGTCCCGGCCGACCTCGTGATGACCGTGGCCCTGGAAGTGGCGGAGACGATCGCGGCGATGCCGGTATCGGTGGCCATGCAGATCAAGGATTCGGTCAACCGCGCGTTCGAGACGACGCTGACCGAGGGCGTCCGCTACGAGCGCCGCTACTTCCATGCCGGGTTCGGTACGCCGGCGCAAAAGGAAGGGATGGCCGCGTTCCTGGAGAAGCGCAAGCCGAATTTCGAGGGGATGTAA
- a CDS encoding MFS transporter, with protein sequence MSPIALLRSFAADRQLRNVDFRRFWFSSVLTNFGAQITLLALPICAALLLHATPAQMGTLAAFGSLPFLLFSLPTGVLLDRSRRLPVMLGSDAMVALSLASVPFAWWQGWLSVHWLYAVQFMLGTGFVVGGSAEQIFLTFLVGRDGLIDAQSKLGATESASRLLGPGIAGLLVQALGAPAAILCNVAGFSISLWNLRRIRTREPQPQPAQSHVVRDVVEGLKFVWGQPVLRLLAWTSACWHMLFYGYTALYVLFATRVLGMSPGLMGTSQMLGGAGVLLSSLLLKPLTRRFGSGGAIATGLCISCLGFMLMPTIQRDLLGTRGATAAAYAAVVFCLDCGGTLFFLPYLALRQRVTPDALLGRMTSTMRFMTVATAPIGAAGAGALAERLGVRGGLTVVAAGAFMLTVTTLFGTRLHRIRQ encoded by the coding sequence GTGTCCCCCATCGCCCTCCTCCGCAGCTTTGCCGCCGACCGGCAGCTGCGCAACGTCGACTTTCGCCGTTTCTGGTTCAGCAGCGTCCTCACCAATTTCGGCGCCCAGATCACCCTGCTGGCCCTCCCGATCTGCGCGGCCCTGCTGCTGCACGCGACGCCCGCCCAGATGGGCACCCTGGCCGCCTTCGGGTCGCTGCCCTTTCTGTTGTTCTCGCTTCCGACAGGCGTGCTGCTCGACCGCAGCCGGCGCCTGCCGGTCATGCTGGGCAGCGATGCGATGGTCGCGCTGAGCCTCGCCAGCGTGCCGTTCGCGTGGTGGCAAGGATGGCTCAGCGTGCACTGGTTGTATGCCGTGCAGTTCATGCTGGGGACCGGGTTCGTCGTGGGCGGCAGCGCGGAGCAGATCTTCCTGACCTTCCTCGTCGGCCGCGATGGCCTGATCGATGCGCAATCGAAGCTGGGAGCGACGGAATCCGCATCGCGCCTGCTCGGCCCCGGCATCGCCGGCCTGCTGGTGCAGGCGCTGGGGGCGCCCGCCGCGATCCTGTGCAATGTGGCCGGCTTTTCCATCTCGCTGTGGAATCTGCGCCGGATCCGCACGCGCGAGCCGCAACCGCAGCCGGCGCAATCGCATGTCGTGCGCGACGTCGTGGAAGGCCTGAAGTTCGTCTGGGGCCAGCCGGTCCTGCGCCTGCTGGCGTGGACGTCGGCCTGCTGGCACATGCTGTTCTATGGCTACACGGCGCTGTACGTGCTGTTCGCCACGCGCGTGCTGGGGATGTCGCCGGGCCTGATGGGCACCTCCCAGATGCTGGGTGGCGCCGGCGTCCTATTGAGCTCCCTGCTGTTGAAACCCCTGACGCGGCGCTTCGGCTCCGGCGGCGCCATCGCGACGGGCCTGTGCATCTCGTGCCTGGGCTTCATGCTGATGCCGACGATCCAGCGCGACCTGCTCGGCACCCGCGGCGCCACCGCGGCCGCCTACGCCGCCGTCGTGTTCTGCCTCGATTGCGGCGGCACCTTGTTCTTCCTGCCCTATCTCGCGCTGCGCCAGCGCGTCACCCCCGATGCGCTGCTGGGCCGGATGACGTCGACGATGCGCTTCATGACGGTGGCGACGGCGCCCATCGGCGCGGCCGGCGCCGGTGCGCTGGCGGAGCGGCTCGGCGTACGCGGCGGCCTGACCGTCGTGGCGGCGGGCGCCTTCATGCTGACGGTGACGACGCTGTTCGGCACCCGCTTGCACAGGATACGGCAATGA
- the apaG gene encoding Co2+/Mg2+ efflux protein ApaG produces MPVYDFAITVRTQYLPEQSHPDRTQHVFTYTITIKNTGTVAAQLISRHWVITDANNQVQEVRGLGVVGHQPLLQPGEQFEYTSGTQMETPQGSMVGEYFFVAEDGHRFEVKIPEFVLSLPHALH; encoded by the coding sequence ATGCCCGTCTACGATTTCGCGATCACCGTCAGGACCCAATACCTGCCGGAGCAATCCCACCCGGACCGGACGCAGCATGTGTTTACCTACACCATCACGATCAAGAACACGGGCACCGTCGCGGCCCAGCTGATCTCGCGCCATTGGGTGATCACGGACGCCAACAACCAGGTGCAGGAGGTGCGGGGCCTGGGCGTCGTCGGCCACCAGCCGCTGCTGCAGCCGGGCGAACAGTTCGAATACACGAGTGGTACCCAGATGGAAACGCCGCAGGGGTCGATGGTCGGCGAGTATTTCTTCGTGGCCGAGGACGGACACCGCTTCGAGGTCAAGATCCCGGAGTTCGTGCTGTCGCTGCCGCACGCCCTGCATTAA
- the mltA gene encoding murein transglycosylase A, whose translation MFSTRRSVPALLTVVALLAACTTAPPQQPPQPKPPIKLPPPVGPVTVPPTQPAPPPAPLFTPVTFDALPGWQQDDLRQAWPAFQASCRALGAKPDWKVPCAAGKLVDPDDGAAIRQYFETYFVPNLVRAPDGADAGLITGYYEPMLHGARRRGGPYQTPLYKVPDDLITVDLASVYPSLKGMRLRGRLVGKTVVPYGTRAEIERTRIPGKELVWVDDPVEAFFLEVQGSGRVQLDDGETVRIAYADQNGHPYKAIGRWLIDQHELAPGEATAQGIKAWIAAHPERRQELLDVNPSYVFFREERLLDPTVGPKGALGVPLTPTRSVAVDPAFLPLGAPLFLATTEPAGDAPMRRLVMAQDTGGAIKGAVRADFFFGFGGQAADNAGRMKQRGQIWALLPRPAEVATR comes from the coding sequence ATGTTTTCGACACGCCGCAGTGTACCCGCTTTATTGACCGTCGTCGCCTTGCTGGCCGCCTGCACCACGGCGCCGCCGCAACAGCCGCCGCAGCCGAAACCGCCGATCAAGCTGCCGCCGCCCGTCGGACCCGTGACCGTGCCGCCGACGCAGCCCGCGCCACCGCCGGCGCCTTTGTTCACGCCCGTGACGTTCGACGCGCTGCCCGGCTGGCAGCAGGACGACCTGCGCCAAGCCTGGCCCGCGTTCCAGGCATCGTGCCGCGCGCTGGGCGCGAAGCCGGACTGGAAGGTGCCGTGCGCCGCCGGCAAGCTGGTCGACCCGGACGACGGTGCGGCCATCCGCCAGTATTTCGAGACGTATTTCGTGCCGAACCTCGTGCGTGCGCCCGACGGCGCGGACGCGGGCCTGATCACCGGTTACTACGAACCGATGCTGCACGGCGCGCGCCGGCGCGGCGGGCCATACCAGACGCCGCTCTATAAAGTGCCGGACGATCTGATCACCGTGGACCTGGCCAGCGTCTACCCGAGCCTGAAAGGCATGCGGCTGCGCGGGCGCCTCGTCGGCAAGACCGTCGTCCCGTACGGCACGCGCGCCGAGATCGAACGCACGCGCATCCCGGGCAAGGAACTGGTGTGGGTCGACGACCCGGTGGAGGCGTTCTTCCTCGAAGTGCAGGGCTCGGGCCGCGTACAGCTGGACGACGGCGAGACCGTGCGCATCGCCTACGCCGACCAGAACGGCCATCCGTACAAGGCGATCGGCCGCTGGCTGATCGACCAGCACGAGCTGGCGCCCGGAGAGGCGACGGCGCAGGGTATCAAGGCGTGGATCGCCGCGCATCCGGAACGGCGCCAGGAACTCCTCGACGTCAACCCGAGCTACGTCTTCTTCCGCGAAGAGCGCCTGCTTGACCCGACCGTCGGCCCGAAAGGCGCGCTGGGCGTGCCGCTGACGCCTACGCGCTCCGTCGCCGTCGACCCGGCTTTCTTGCCGCTGGGCGCGCCGCTGTTCCTGGCGACGACGGAGCCGGCCGGCGACGCACCGATGCGGCGCCTCGTGATGGCGCAGGACACGGGCGGCGCCATCAAGGGCGCCGTGCGCGCGGACTTCTTCTTCGGCTTCGGCGGCCAGGCTGCCGACAACGCGGGCCGCATGAAGCAGCGGGGCCAGATCTGGGCGCTGTTGCCCCGGCCGGCCGAGGTGGCGACCCGCTGA